The genomic window gcctggtactgggggcggcttttttttggtacggcgtgtaaagctttaaccttctccggtttgtcgggcatattgcagtgtcggcggcaatagtcgctgtcaaacgtaataacgtgtgacgcgaatccaatcgttgggtcgtgctgctttagccaaggcattcctaacacaatggggtaatgggctagctgtgtgacgaagaacagcgcgtttttctggatgtggtccttgattctcaattgtcctcggacataatgggtgcacttcccactttcggcggtccttccgtcgaatacttcgatgtcgaatgggtttcgcagcggatacatttgtagttggcgttcttcggcccatccttggtcgaggaagcattttccttccgcaccgcaatcggtgagggcataggttgggaggttttggccccccactgtcagttcggcaggcaggatcatcaggtcggatcgttggttatattcctcttcaacggggaacccgtgaacggcggcggcagagatgcggatcgccggcggtctatgcgcggccttggcggcctgggggcgacttatcccaggcgggctccgtttttcgaacttcggctgctggagcggctggcgtccgagccgcggcgggggttttcagggagtttggtttgcatctggcgcggggacctggacctagaCCTGGATTGTTCgatcccggcctggtgcagccgcgtgcggcgggtatccggttctgggcatttggcaacaaaatgttcttgggatccacagcggtagcatagcatattttctttgcggttgtggcggcgttggctgcttaggtccatggggtcgttaaacggaaattccgcgtttggcttgggggcggcccgcggtatgtcggtttgggtccggggggccgcgcgcgcggggggcgctgcggtccgaggggtacgtgtctgtctgtttttatactgctggtgctggcggtagcggttatccaagctttgcaggtgtcgggtaaattcgtggtactggcgggatggggcggggttgtggaggagcatgtcctggagctcttccgatattccctggaatagaagaggggggagggcatcctccggcatttctccttccagagacaggcgttggaactccgacagatactcggcgaaatctacgttccgctgcttcagggcgtataatttgttttgtgcgttttggacgtggtcggggtccccgaatgcctcctctaggtattggaggagatccgtataatctccgaattggggtgtgcctccgaccattttgggcaggatcaggttgtacgctttaccggacagtcgaccggctacataaatcaggcgtgattcggggttggggaagcggtctttgtttgaggtcattttcccccggatttgggtggcgaagcggcggaggtcggagcgggcgcccgtaaatttatcggggtctggaagtcgttcagaaaggcgggcggaggcgggatgttcggaagcaggcggcggagtcgttcccataggagtaaccataaggggttcaacaggcgtgttggtagttggggcgggggtggttatgtgtaccgtgggtagcgttacggtccgaacttccttcagttcggaccgtgttttctctaattcggcgaaagcggcatcccgggaggttatggcggaggccttttccatggccatggccagaatgtcggcctgcgccttgtcgcggacacggtccgtttcggcgcgggcgccttgggtctcggcgcgggcgcgttgggtctcggcttcctgcatttctaggcaggagttcaggcggacgttgctatcgtgcaatagttgcagcttttggtaggaatcggagatgtaagacacccattgttcagggtgtccttgtaggtgttcgatcagttcctcggtcgaatcggttaagatcgggggttgcagtgacgcaggcatcgcgggcacctaatgaaggagctacgtaatgtcacgggcaggcagggcggacaggtaggtgcgggcgatcaggtaacaggacagagtatattggctatctagtcttccaggtacagggtagcaggtggttgttgacgaagacgtagctcgaggagctacatatcggagactgcagagatttcgcgtagatatacgcgcgcgaggcgctcggccctcgcgccttcacgtgacaggggtcatgactaagcgacagcccagtggctgtccttcaggtctgtgacataattattattttttttccaaatttGTATAAAAATTTTTAATGTAATAAACGGgaatattttattaaatatatatataaacggTAAATTTTTATACATAGTAATATTTTGCGTTATAATTGGACGGTTATATATTTGGTAAATTTTGTACGCGTTTAATtattttttataaatatttaCCCGTTCGTTCCaatattttttattattattttcgttatatatttatatatttcCGTATAATTATTTACCGTTAATCGGTAACGGGTAtaattatattatatattgggggaaaaaagaaatataaaTTCGGGCCCCTAAAATTTTATTTTCGGAATTATATTAATTGGGTTAATATTAATAATTACCAAATAATAATCGTTTATatttttaataaaatattcGTTTGGATTATCTTTTTGCGTAATTAttatttggttttttttttgcaatttCCATAATATTTACTAATTTCCGCCCTATTTTTCCGTATTTTCGGCCTGGTACCGTAATTTTATAATTTTGTAAATAATTTTTAAAAACACGCGTATAATTTCGGTTGCAATTGTCgaaatttgttttttttccaacTTTTAAATTCGTCgatataatattttaataaAAAATCCCCTTTTTCGTATTATAAATTTTCCAaaattataaattatttTAATAATCCATACGTTTTTTTAAACAATTATTGCCTTATTCGGGTATTTCGAAAAATCTGTTGTACCGTTTTTTAACGTTATTAAATTAATATTTTGTTAATCGTTGGGACGGATTCCAAATTTTTTAAATATACGGTCCAAAAATTCGTTTTCGTTAAGGTTTTCGAATATATTCGggattataaattatatttatTATATACGTCGGTTTAACGGGTTTATATCCGATATaacgttttttttcgtttaaaATAGCGGTTCGGAACGGGTGTTGATTAACGGTATAACCCGGGTGGTAAAATTCCAGGAAATTTAAATTATAACGATTTAACCggtatttttaaaaatttaCGTAATAATAATTTACAAATTTTAAACGCGTTAGCGTACGGAATTTGTAATTGTTATAATATTTTCGTTATTATTTCCAAATACGGCGTTGGCCGAGGAAATTAGCAATTTAAATACttttatttaatttatttatattgcCTAAATTAATAATATTAATTAGTATTAATAGGAATTATATAATCGTTGCGATCGGTAAAAATAATATAACAAATTGAACGTAATTTAGTTTCTGTTTTTTAGCTATTTATATGCTCGTCAAAATCGGTTGAAGATTTTTTTACGTGTTATGAGATTACGTGGTTAAACACATGATTTCCTTACATGCATGTCTGCCCATGAATCAACAGACTCAAGCTTTTTAGCGAGGACAAGTGACAGGTCGGCGCGCTGAAGAAAGAGGCAAAGAAGCAAACATCCGACCAGATTTCCACATTTGGCGGAAACCATCGAGTCTGGATTCCCAAAAGCTAGGGAGAGCGAACCATGGTTGTATTTTGCGGACGAGGCTCCTCCGACGCTCAGGGATGTTTTGGTGGTACCAGTGTGCGGCGAGATTTGGAGGTGGAGTGTTGGGGAACCGATAGGCGGAAGATTTTGGGTGCGGAGTCGTCATAGTCAAATGTAAAAACGAAAGGGGCGCTAGATCTGGTGCAAATTTCCCTATTTGCCTCACTGGCCCTTGTAGTGTTCCTTTTACGGGTGCTCCTTCTCCGTGTTAATCTACCTGTAGTGGTATAATGTGAACCCCTCTCCGGGACGCGAATCCGAAATTTCCAACCTGCTCAACCTCAAACCGAACaaggagacaaaaaaaaaaaaaaacacgcaCACATTTCCACTGACTCTGTGTTTTTACTTTCGCATACAAAAAGGCCACGCCGCCGCTCAAATGTTCGTCCGATGGGCTGGCTGGTTCTTGCCCGCCCACCCCTCAGTGCATCGCCACACGAAAAACAATCCGTCAACCGAGGCTCTGCAGAATGAAGTCTATTTTTGCCCTCGGCGCCCTCatcagcgccgccgccgcgcagGCTCCCGCGTGGGCGCAGTGCGGTGGAAACGGCCACACCGGTCCGACCACTTGCGTCTCGGGGCACTCGTGCGTCGTGGTGAATGAGTGGTACCACCAGTGTCAACCCGGCGCGTCAAACCCTCCGGGCAATGGCGGCGGCAGtcctggtggtggcggcggcaacggcaagTTCATCTTTTTTGGCACCAACGAGGCCGGTGCCGAGTTTGGCCAGGACACTCTCCCTGGCGTATGGGGCAAGGAGTACACGTTCCCGGAGCCTTCTACCATTGATGTTGGTATTCCCATGCCTCATTTCTGAGGTCTACTTTTTGATAAATATTAGTATCATCAATGATCATGTCAAAGCAAAGCTGACTTACCCTGCGCACGACAGACTCTGATGAGCCAAGGCTACAACACGTTCCGCGTCTGCATGGCAATGGAGCGACTGGCAGACAAGGGGCTGACGGGCGCCTTCAACCAAGCGTACCTCCGCAACCTGACGACGGTGGTCAACCACATCACCAACAAGGGCGGCTGGGCGGTGATCGACCCGCACAACTACGGGCGGTACAACAAGGCCATCATCACCGACACGTCGGCCTTTCGGACGTTTTTCGTCAACCTGGGCACGGCCTTCAAGAGCAACAGCAAGGTGGTGTTTGACACCAACAACGAGTACAACACCATGGACCAGAACCTGGTGCTCCGGCTCAACCAGGCCAGCATCGACGGCATCCGGGCGGCGGGCGCGACGTCGCAGTACATCTTCGTCGAGGGCAACGCGTGGTCGGGGGCGTGGTCGTGGAACACGACCAACGACAACATGAAGGCGCTCACGGACCCGCAGAACAAGCTCGTGTACGAGATGCACCAGTACCTCGACTCGGACTCGTCGGGCACGTCGCCCGACTGCGTGAGCGCAAACATTGGCGTGCAGCGCATCGTGGGCGCCACCGAGTGGCTCAGGGCCAACAAGAAGGTCGGCATGATTGGCGAGTTCGCCGGCGGGCCCAACGAGCAGTGCAAGGCCGCCGTCAAGGGCATGCTGGACCACATGAAGCAGAACAGCGACGTCTGGCTGGGTGCCCTGTGGTGGGCTGCCGGGCCCTGGTGGGGCGACTACATGTACGGCTTTGAGCCGCCCAGCTCCACGGCCTACGTCTACTACAACAGTCTGTTGAAGACGTACCTGTGAGGAGCGCTGGGTGATGACGGTTGGTGGGGCAGTGCCGTAGTGTATATATAGTAcatgttttatttttatcgaCGTGACGTAGaaacaaagacaaaaaagtaTTTATCATGGCGATCCAAGCTTGGTCAACGTGGCCGTGACGGGCCTTCTACTCTACCTTGAAGGTCAAAAATTTCGAAGTAGCTgctgccttggccgccagctGACTGATCCGCTGGCCGCTCGTCATATCAAACACACTAACGTCAGCACCAACCTGCTTGTTGATCCACACCCGCAACTCGACAGCCACCAGACTGTCGACTCCAAAGACCGACATTGGCCTCGCCGGGTCGAGATCTGTCACCTCACGCTGAAGAATATTGGACAGCTGCTCCAAAAGCGCATCGAGGACGATCTTCTCGGCATCCTCCACCGTGTCCGCAGCCGCGATCAGGTCGGCAGTCGTGCGCCTGCCACGATCCTGCTTGCCGAGGGCCGAGGCCTTGGAATACCCGTCCTGCAAGTCCAAGTGGTTGAACATGGGCTCGTGCTGCCAGCCGGGCTGCTCTGCCCCCTCGTCGGCCGAGTACTTGGGCAGCCAGAGCATGGGGACAACCTGGGATTCCCTGGCGGTGCGCGACTCAACGGGGCGGCAGTGGTAGTCCAGGAGCCTGATCAGCTCCGCGGTGGACATGTATGACCAGCCGGTGGACAGCAGGTATTCTCTGAGCGCAGGGCGCACGGCCACCATTCCCGCGTCGCTCATCACGGGGACGTTTAGAGAGACCGCATTGTGGCCCTCCGAGGACAGCTGGCGTGCAAAAGCGTCTTGCCAAGCGTTGCCTGCAGAGTAGTTTGACTGTCCAACGTTGCCGGTGATTCCGGTGAGCGAGGAGAGCATGGTGAAAAAGTCGAGCCTGTACGAGTCGGCCGTCAGGGCCGTCCAGAGGTTCTGGCTGCCCGTGGCCTTGACGCCGAGGGCACCATGCCATTCCTCGGGGGTCATGGACGTGAAGACGTTGTCCTGTGGATGTTGCTTGTTAGTCATAACTCGTCGTACACTTTATGTTTAATCTACAGTCTACTCCTGGATGAGTATGTTATGTgtcaaggacaaggagaGTCTTACCCTGAGAACCGTAGAGGCCTGGATGCAGCCCTTGACCGCCGGCAACCCCTCCAGAGCCTTGCCGAGTACTTGTTGCAGGCTTTGCAGGTTGGTTATGTCGCAGCAAGGGGTGATGATCTTGGCCCCGGCAGCTTGCACCTCGTCCACCAGAGCCTTGGCAGCGTCGTCAGCGGCGCCCCTCCTGGAGAGCACAACGAGGTTCCTAGCGCCGCGAGCCACCATCCAGCGGATGATTTCGATCCCCAGCCCGCCAAAGCCGCCCGACACCACGTAGGTGGCGTTCTCGTCAAAGCTGGTCTCGGAGAGCCCCGCGTCGGCGACGTCGACCACATCCCCGTCCACGGCCTCGATCGTGATCTTGCCAATGTGCTTGCCGCTCTGCATGAAGCGCATGGCGTCCTGGATCCTGGACATGGGGAACCTGGTGATGGGCGTGGCGCGCGGCAGCTTCTCGCCCAGGACGCTCTCCATGGCGCGGGAGAACAGGTCGTCCAGGCGGCCGGGGTCCGTCTTGCGCATGTAGTTGAGCTCGAGGGCCTCGAGGCGCACGCCCCTGGCCAAGGTGCCCATGCTGATGCGCGAGCGGGACTCAATGTCGGACAGGCCAATCTCGGCAAAGGCGCCAAACGGCGCAACCAGCTCCCAGGTGGCGCGCAGGGCGTCTCCCGCCAAGCTGTTGATGACCATGTCGACTCCGCGGTCGGCCATCATGCGCCGGACGCCGTCCTTGAAGGTCAGGTCGCGCGAGGAAAAGATGTGGTCGTGCGCGATGCCGTAGGTGCCGTGCAAAAAGTCGCGCTTTTCGACACTGCCGACGGTGGCAAAGATCTCCAGGCCGGCGCGCTGAGCAAGCTGGATGGCCGCCTGTCCCACACCACCGGCCGCGGCGTGGATGAGAACAGTGGGCGGCTTCTGGCCACGACGCAGGCGCTTCTCGAGATCGCCAACGTCGTACAGGCACGCGTAGGCCGTCGTGTACACGATGGGGATGGTGCTGCACTCGGCAAACGACATGCCCTCGGGCACGGGGGCCAGCGTGCCCTCGGCGCCGCGGGCGTACGTGGAGAATGCGCCGTTGAAGGTGAAGCCAAAGACGTGGTCGCCGGGCCTGAAGCGGGTCACGCCGGCACCGACGCGCGTCACCACGCCCGCGGCCTCCAGGCCAAACGGCGTCGACTGGATCTTGCCCAGCATCACCGCCAGATCTTTGAAGTTGATTGCCGTCGCCATCGTCTTGAACTCAACCTCAAAGTCGCCAAGCGGGCTGGAGTGAATGGCGTCATGGGTAAAGTGCAGCGAGGACAGCAGGCCAATCTGTTTAATCTGCAAACGAAGCGGCTTTGCCGTAGTCGTGAACCGCGTGGGGACTGTAGCTGTGCAAGGGGCTTGAAGGATATGCCTGGTCACGGCCGTAGCTTCCGTGAGGCGTGGCACTGCAAGCACGCCATTAACAACCTTGTATGTTGTTTCGTGGGCTGCCTCCTTGTCCGAAGTGATGCGTGCCTTGACAGACAAAATTTTGTCGGCCACCGcggctgggctttccagAGACCCGAAAGCGAGCGTAACAAAGGTCAGGCTAGGCTGCTCCAGGCGCATGGCTGCCGCAAACCCCGTGACCATGGCAGTGTCGGGGGAGTCGTCCTTGCAGACCCAAAGAAGCTGCTTGCCGGTGACCATGGTCTTTACGGCGGCGAGGCTGTCCGCATCGGCAGTGGCCAGGAGTGGGTTCTCAAGCTCCGAGAGCACAATGCAGGAGCTCTTGGCAACCTCCCCTTGGCCAATCGCAGCCGTAAGCTGCCTGTATTCCGAGACCGTGGCGGTCTTGGCGGCAAGGCCACTACTTTCCAGGAGCGAGGCGGCTACTTTCTCCGCCACGGTGCGCTGTAGATCAGAGGTCAGATCTCCGACAACGTAGCAGCTGCCCAGGGCCCTTTTCTCGCTCTCCTGCCGAGGCGCGCTGGCTATCACGACACGACCCTCGGCGCCACCGAGCACTGCGTCCACGCTCTTGAACCCGTTGCGAGTCAAGCAGGTGCCCCAggtctcggcggcggcggctgcacCGTGCACCCCTGTAAAAATGATCTTGCCATCCGGTTGCAGCAGAGACAGGAATCGACCGACGACACGGTCCATCTCGTCAATGTCGGGGACCGATTTGATCGGCGCAAGCAGCAGATGGTACGACGCGGCCTCGAAGCCCTGCGAGGATGGATCCGCCTTGACGTCGAAAACCTTGAAACTGACGCCCTCGTACTCGGAAAGACCACTAGCCTGAAGCTCCCCCAGAAGCGAATCGTCGCTCACGGTGACGTCGTATTGAAGATGCCGCCCTTGCAGCCGAGCCAGCACGTTTCTCGAGTTCGCTGAAGAACAAGAGCCTTCACAAACATCAAGGACTTTGAGAGAGCCGTTCTTGTGGGCTAGGGCATCAACGTACTCTAGGAAGCCATCGCCGCCCGCAAACGCCTCCTGTGCAGCTTCGGGGCTGAGGAAGCTCGGATCGGGCCGGTAGTCGATGTTCCAAGCCTTGTGCTTAGGGTCCTGCGTAGGCGCGGCCTCTTCGTTGCCATTAACCTCGGTGACGATGCACCCCGAGAGTTTGATTATGGGCTCGGCGGAAGTGGGATCGACTGCTGTGCAGGACAGGAGGTGCTTGTTGCGTCCGTGGGAGGCGGAATCCGCGAATATTTAATAGCCATGGTCGGGTTGATTAGCGGCCGACACCCACAGCTCATCCATAAAGGATACGACGATGGGGCTTTGCTGTTTCCTGGCGGGGTTGGACACCAGGGGCACCAGACACGCCTGGATCGCACCGTCCAGGGTGGTAGGGTGGATCAGGTGCGGCTGTAGGTAATTGTGCGGCATTAGCGACCTGAGCAGTGGAGTGGTGGGTTTGATTTGTGCAAGCGCAACACCGGCGGCGTGGTCgacctggaactcggacacgGTTTGGAATGTTGGGCCGAACGTCAGCCCCACGGCCCCCCATGCGTCGTAAAAGTCCTTCGAGGTGCCCCGCGTCTTACATCTTGCCTTTGCGTCTCTAATGCGGACTCGACAGTGCTCCTTAAAGGCCTGCTTCTCCCGGCCGTCGTCGACAGCAGACGACGCCTCTTGGTACTCGATCAAGACCTGGCCGCAGCAGTGCTCCCTGAACGAGTCGTCGTCCTGCGCCGTGCAGACCTGGAACTCGCGCCAGGCCGAGGGTTTGGACTCGAGTGCTGCCTGCTTGGCGGGTCTCAGATAAAGGTGAGACTCGACGCCCATTGCCCCGACCGGGACCTTTAGTGCCGAATGGAACGAAACTTCGCGGAACCTGAAGCCACTAATCAACTTGCGCTCTGGGTTATCCAGCTGGGCAAGTTGCTTACATCCCTCGATGGCCATGACCAGCATGCCAGCGGCGGGATACAGCACGCTCCCGTTGATGGTATGATGCTCAGCCCATGGATTTTCACTCAACCTGATCCAGTTGTGCCAGATGGCGTCGTGCTTGCCATTCCAGTCGTTGACCGgctttccaaagagctcatGCCGCGAGAAATGCCGGAAACGAAAGTTGCGACTCAGCCGACATTCGTACCAGTATTCCTTGTTGTGCTGGAACCGATACCTGGGCAGGTCGACCATCAAACGAGGGGTGGCGTTTTCGACGTGGTTGGCCTTGCTCAGAGACAGCTCCAGTCCGCGCGCAAAGAGGGAGCCTGCAGCAGACAAGATGGCGACCACGTCGTCCTCGCCGCGCTTCAGTGCGTGGTGGTATTTGACCCCCGTGTTCGGTCGCGTGGCGTCGTTGATGTTGCGGAGCAGGCCTTGCAGGGCTGCGTGCGGGCCGATTTCCAAGAGGTCCGTGACCAAGTCGCAAAGGCTTTCTTCATCCATCTTTGCTTCCAGCATGGCAGCCACTGACTCGTTGAAGCGGACCGCAGACGTCAGGTTCGTGGTCCAATATGCCGCCTGTCTCAGCTTTTCGTGCTCTACATGGCAGCCGTACGCGGACGAAAAGAATTCCACGGGCGacccttgcttgcttgcggaGCCAGGAGGCTCAATCTCGCCCATGCTTTGAGCATACTCCTCTGCAATGGGGTTCATGAGGTGTGAATGATACGCCATCTCGACTTTGAGCTTCCTCGCAAAGACGCCCTCGCTGTTAAGCAGCTCGACGAGGGCCTCGACCTGGGCCACGTCGCCACTGATCGTTTGGCTATTTGGACTGTTCATGCAGCCAACGGCAAGCTTCTCGACCCCTTGGAAGCCAGATTCGTAAACCTTGTCAATATACTCTTTGGCCTTATCCACCGTCAGGCCCACGGCGGCCATCGTGCCCTTTGGCTGCTCGAGAGCGTCGGACAGTTTTGCCGACAGTTTTCCTACAGATGCCTCTTGGTGAGTAAATCGTAGCAGTAGATTTGAAGCTTCTAAATAAACaggcgttgctgctgctgctgcttctgctgctgctgctactaCTCACCACGCCAGAAAGCAATACGCCAAGCGGATTCTTTCGAAATCGCACCGGCCGCATAGGCAGCGGCGGTCTCGCCCGAGGAGTGGCCCACAACGGCACGGAACTGCAGACCCCATTCATTGAAAAGGTCAACAAGGGCCACCTGCAAAACCGTGCAGAGAGTCTGAGAGAACTCCGCCTTGTTGATATTGGAGTCCCCGGCGGACTTGGAGAGTTCATCTGTAATTTTGTCCATGTCAGCTGGTGTCTTGTAAAGGCGCACAGGAACCAAGTAGAGAACCACGCACCAACGACAGACCACTCGCACCCAATAGTTTTGAGGTATGCATTGGCTGCCTCCAAACTTTCCCGATAGACGTCAAACCTCGCCAGGCCGGCACCCATTCTCGGCCACTGCGCGCCCTGGCCAGTAAACACCAGGCCCAGCCCAGGTTCGCTCGCAGTTCGAGTGGCGAGCAGCTCCTGTTTTAGCGCCGCCTCAAGCTCggccgacgagctggccaccaCAAACGCCCGCCAGTCGAGTCTGGAGCGTTTTTCTGCAAGTGTGTAGCTGAGGTTGTACAGCGGCTCGGTCATGGTGGGCAGGTATTCCCTGTAGGCCCTGCACAGCCTCGCGATACCGTCCTGGTCCTGGCTTGACAGGACAAAGAGTTGTGGCGGGAAGCCAGTGCCGTTGATCACAGGTTGTGGCAGGGGAGCTCGTGGCGAAAGCCGCGGGATCTCGACGGTGTGATGAAGTGCATCGATGCTGTTGGCGCGCAAATATGACAAGGCGTCATCCATGATAACGTGTGCGTTGGTGCCGGATATACCGAAAGAGTTGATCGAAACTCGTCGCACACCGCTCGGTGTTTTGGGCCAAGGTACGGACTTGGTTGGGAAGTGTAAATTCCACTCTTCTTTAATCCGCGGGTTCTTCTCACGAAACCAGGCATTGGCAGGAATTATCCCGCTTTCTAAACACAAAACACCTTTGATAAAGCTCGCGATGCCCGAGTTGCCTTCGGTATGTCCAATGTTGCTCTAGATCCTATTAGTGCTCTGTTCTTTGcttgaggaaaaaaaaaaaaaaaaaaaaaaaaaggataccCTACCTTCAGCGCACCAACATACAGCGGCTCCTCGGGGGTTCTATTTATACCGTTAGTATCCTTCCATTCAAACAAACAAATGCAACAAACTCACCTCGTCTTTGCAAATATTTCTGCAATTGCAGAAGCTTCAATCGGATCTCCAACATTTGTACCAGTGCCGTGAGCCTCGAAAAAGCGAGTTTCTGCTGGATCGAGCTTGGCGCGCGCATAAGTAAGCTGCATCAGCTCTACCTGGGCTTCTTTTGCCGGCGTGGTCAACCCGGGTGAGTGTCCGTCGTGATTGCAGCCGGTATTTCGGATGACGGCCCTGATTGCTAATTGGGGAATCTCGGTTAAAATAAGACTGAACGGTGGTGTGACATGGGCCTGATCCGGTTCAAAAGTGGCGATGGGTTGAGCGGGTAAAACCTCGACTTACTGTCTCCATCGGCAATCGCGTCTGACAGCCTCTTCAAAACCACGACCGAAATACCCTCTCCTCGC from Pyricularia oryzae 70-15 chromosome 4, whole genome shotgun sequence includes these protein-coding regions:
- a CDS encoding endoglucanase 3, which translates into the protein MKSIFALGALISAAAAQAPAWAQCGGNGHTGPTTCVSGHSCVVVNEWYHQCQPGASNPPGNGGGSPGGGGGNGKFIFFGTNEAGAEFGQDTLPGVWGKEYTFPEPSTIDTLMSQGYNTFRVCMAMERLADKGLTGAFNQAYLRNLTTVVNHITNKGGWAVIDPHNYGRYNKAIITDTSAFRTFFVNLGTAFKSNSKVVFDTNNEYNTMDQNLVLRLNQASIDGIRAAGATSQYIFVEGNAWSGAWSWNTTNDNMKALTDPQNKLVYEMHQYLDSDSSGTSPDCVSANIGVQRIVGATEWLRANKKVGMIGEFAGGPNEQCKAAVKGMLDHMKQNSDVWLGALWWAAGPWWGDYMYGFEPPSSTAYVYYNSLLKTYL
- a CDS encoding mycocerosic acid synthase — translated: MKANIQAFDAPFFAMTPAEAASLDPQQRMLLECVYTAMENAGYTMADMHSAPFGVYVGNFMLDFRNLVIKDVDVPMTYTATGSVASTLAGRISWFYGLRGPAVSVDTACSSSMVALHQAVVGLKQRDCSIAIVCGTNVILTPEMGLEMNGLGVLDPAGASRSFDKSGNGYGRGEGISVVVLKRLSDAIADGDTIRAVIRNTGCNHDGHSPGLTTPAKEAQVELMQLTYARAKLDPAETRFFEAHGTGTNVGDPIEASAIAEIFAKTRTPEEPLYVGALKSNIGHTEGNSGIASFIKGVLCLESGIIPANAWFREKNPRIKEEWNLHFPTKSVPWPKTPSGVRRVSINSFGISGTNAHVIMDDALSYLRANSIDALHHTVEIPRLSPRAPLPQPVINGTGFPPQLFVLSSQDQDGIARLCRAYREYLPTMTEPLYNLSYTLAEKRSRLDWRAFVVASSSAELEAALKQELLATRTASEPGLGLVFTGQGAQWPRMGAGLARFDVYRESLEAANAYLKTIGCEWSVVDELSKSAGDSNINKAEFSQTLCTVLQVALVDLFNEWGLQFRAVVGHSSGETAAAYAAGAISKESAWRIAFWRGKLSAKLSDALEQPKGTMAAVGLTVDKAKEYIDKVYESGFQGVEKLAVGCMNSPNSQTISGDVAQVEALVELLNSEGVFARKLKVEMAYHSHLMNPIAEEYAQSMGEIEPPGSASKQGSPVEFFSSAYGCHVEHEKLRQAAYWTTNLTSAVRFNESVAAMLEAKMDEESLCDLVTDLLEIGPHAALQGLLRNINDATRPNTGVKYHHALKRGEDDVVAILSAAGSLFARGLELSLSKANHVENATPRLMVDLPRYRFQHNKEYWYECRLSRNFRFRHFSRHELFGKPVNDWNGKHDAIWHNWIRLSENPWAEHHTINGSVLYPAAGMLVMAIEGCKQLAQLDNPERKLISGFRFREVSFHSALKVPVGAMGVESHLYLRPAKQAALESKPSAWREFQVCTAQDDDSFREHCCGQVLIEYQEASSAVDDGREKQAFKEHCRVRIRDAKARCKTRGTSKDFYDAWGAVGLTFGPTFQTVSEFQVDHAAGVALAQIKPTTPLLRSLMPHNYLQPHLIHPTTLDGAIQACLVPLVSNPARKQQSPIVVSFMDELWHLLSCTAVDPTSAEPIIKLSGCIVTEVNGNEEAAPTQDPKHKAWNIDYRPDPSFLSPEAAQEAFAGGDGFLEYVDALAHKNGSLKVLDVCEGSCSSANSRNVLARLQGRHLQYDVTVSDDSLLGELQASGLSEYEGVSFKVFDVKADPSSQGFEAASYHLLLAPIKSVPDIDEMDRVVGRFLSLLQPDGKIIFTGVHGAAAAAETWGTCLTRNGFKSVDAVLGGAEGRVVIASAPRQESEKRALGSCYVVGDLTSDLQRTVAEKVAASLLESSGLAAKTATVSEYRQLTAAIGQGEVAKSSCIVLSELENPLLATADADSLAAVKTMVTGKQLLWVCKDDSPDTAMVTGFAAAMRLEQPSLTFVTLAFGSLESPAAVADKILSVKARITSDKEAAHETTYKVVNGVLAVPRLTEATAVTRHILQAPCTATVPTRFTTTAKPLRLQIKQIGLLSSLHFTHDAIHSSPLGDFEVEFKTMATAINFKDLAVMLGKIQSTPFGLEAAGVVTRVGAGVTRFRPGDHVFGFTFNGAFSTYARGAEGTLAPVPEGMSFAECSTIPIVYTTAYACLYDVGDLEKRLRRGQKPPTVLIHAAAGGVGQAAIQLAQRAGLEIFATVGSVEKRDFLHGTYGIAHDHIFSSRDLTFKDGVRRMMADRGVDMVINSLAGDALRATWELVAPFGAFAEIGLSDIESRSRISMGTLARGVRLEALELNYMRKTDPGRLDDLFSRAMESVLGEKLPRATPITRFPMSRIQDAMRFMQSGKHIGKITIEAVDGDVVDVADAGLSETSFDENATYVVSGGFGGLGIEIIRWMVARGARNLVVLSRRGAADDAAKALVDEVQAAGAKIITPCCDITNLQSLQQVLGKALEGLPAVKGCIQASTVLRDNVFTSMTPEEWHGALGVKATGSQNLWTALTADSYRLDFFTMLSSLTGITGNVGQSNYSAGNAWQDAFARQLSSEGHNAVSLNVPVMSDAGMVAVRPALREYLLSTGWSYMSTAELIRLLDYHCRPVESRTARESQVVPMLWLPKYSADEGAEQPGWQHEPMFNHLDLQDGYSKASALGKQDRGRRTTADLIAAADTVEDAEKIVLDALLEQLSNILQREVTDLDPARPMSVFGVDSLVAVELRVWINKQVGADVSVFDMTSGQRISQLAAKAAATSKFLTFKVE